Proteins from one Gimesia maris genomic window:
- a CDS encoding sugar phosphate isomerase/epimerase family protein → MAALVSCLTNSYGRFGPIAAIEHIHDAGLSHIELNIKNHGIASFFKETPLLTNASTADDIQRVQELLAQNDVQLSSCNITSGNPLDPAIVSMTRQKLDLAAQLGVSLVVGGAGEIEDESQRETLYQNFRAIGDYAGEKGITYCFETHPGICVNAAGMLRTMQDLDHRQLKLNFDTGNINYYNRHENVLESLHEVVEYVRHVHLKDSFCKFKDWHFTTLGEAGGIDFLQVRYILEDHNFEGPYSLEIEGIEGEPDPSLEEHHNRVKQSVVYLQECGFFD, encoded by the coding sequence CGCCGCCATCGAGCACATCCACGACGCCGGTCTCTCGCATATTGAACTGAACATCAAGAATCACGGCATTGCTTCGTTCTTTAAAGAAACGCCGCTGCTGACCAATGCATCGACCGCGGACGACATTCAACGTGTGCAAGAACTCCTTGCGCAGAATGATGTGCAACTCTCCAGTTGTAATATCACCAGCGGCAATCCTTTGGATCCTGCCATTGTTTCGATGACCAGACAGAAACTCGATCTGGCGGCACAACTGGGCGTCAGCCTGGTGGTGGGCGGTGCGGGGGAAATCGAAGACGAATCACAGCGGGAAACCCTGTATCAGAATTTTCGTGCGATTGGCGACTATGCTGGCGAAAAAGGCATCACCTATTGTTTTGAAACACATCCCGGTATCTGCGTCAACGCTGCCGGCATGTTGCGCACGATGCAGGACCTGGATCACAGGCAGCTCAAGCTCAATTTTGATACGGGTAACATCAACTACTACAACAGACATGAGAATGTGCTGGAGTCGCTGCATGAAGTGGTCGAGTATGTCAGACACGTGCATCTGAAAGACTCGTTCTGCAAATTCAAAGACTGGCATTTCACAACACTGGGCGAAGCGGGAGGCATCGACTTTCTGCAGGTTCGCTATATTCTGGAAGACCACAACTTCGAAGGTCCCTACAGCCTGGAAATTGAAGGCATCGAAGGCGAACCGGACCCCAGCCTGGAAGAACATCACAACCGGGTGAAACAGAGCGTCGTGTACTTGCAGGAATGCGGGTTCTTTGACTGA